A genomic window from Bubalus bubalis isolate 160015118507 breed Murrah chromosome X, NDDB_SH_1, whole genome shotgun sequence includes:
- the LOC102408084 gene encoding P antigen family member 3-like → MSGQVASTLGPIDQDSSQLDEPVVDQQPSVEQPQQGEPPAEIQDITPGKEEVHGEDPVNRDEEEEKDASEDSGLEAALEQLALAKTGGEGGDGPDVREEFASYTEPVEVPEAGDGQPFA, encoded by the exons ATGAGTGGGCAAGTGGCATCAACATTGGGACCTATAGATCAAGATTCCTCCCAGCTGGATGAACCTGTGGTT GACCAGCAGCCCAGTGTTGAGCAACCTCAACAAGGAGAACCACCAGCTGAGATTCAGGATATCACACCTGGAAAGGAGGAAGTACATGGAGAGGATCCAGTGAATCGtgatgaagaggaggagaaggatgcCTCTGAAG attctggcCTGGAAGCTGCTCTCGAGCAATTGGCTTTGGCAAAGACTGGGGGTGAAGGTGGAGATGGTCCTGATGTCAGGGAGGAGTTTGCATCATATACAGAGCCTGTTGAAGTGCCAGAAGCAG GTGACGGGCAGCCATTTGCTTGA